From one Streptomyces sp. SCSIO 30461 genomic stretch:
- a CDS encoding M1 family metallopeptidase yields MTDSYLPQHGDDGHRTTQYDLELDYRPQTGRLSGRATIHAVVGTMRALPEIVLDLGQFRLTKVLVNGARPAKYTHRGDKLRIRPVKPLRAGAPFTVEVRYTGVPRPVRTRDWGDLGWELLEDGALVASQPNGSRSWFPCNDRPDDKAAYRITVTAPTPCAVVANGALTARSISASTTTWVYEQPAPMASYLATVQIGPYELVEVAHAGEIPQPAAVPGSLLDRFEHDFARQPEMMLVFTDLFGPYPFDDYAVVVVDEELDVPVEAQGLSVFGANHVDGRRGSERLIAHELAHQWFGNSLTVADWRHIWLNEGFAKYAEWLWSELSGGPSTSAMAARSRARLAMMRQDIRIADPGLRRLFDDRVYERGALTLHALRTEMGHAAFVGLLREWTRAHRHGVVTTEAFIALARRHSARPLDRLFARWLYEAKLPALPL; encoded by the coding sequence GTGACGGATTCGTATCTGCCGCAGCACGGCGATGACGGCCATCGGACCACGCAGTACGACCTGGAGCTGGACTACCGTCCGCAAACCGGCCGACTCAGCGGCCGGGCGACGATCCACGCCGTTGTGGGGACCATGCGGGCACTGCCCGAGATCGTGCTCGATCTCGGGCAGTTTCGGCTGACCAAGGTCCTGGTGAACGGCGCGCGGCCGGCCAAGTACACGCATCGTGGCGACAAACTGCGGATCCGGCCGGTGAAACCGCTACGCGCGGGCGCGCCCTTCACGGTCGAGGTGCGTTACACGGGCGTCCCCCGTCCCGTGCGCACCCGGGACTGGGGCGATCTGGGCTGGGAGCTCCTGGAGGACGGCGCGCTGGTGGCGTCACAGCCGAACGGGTCGCGTTCCTGGTTCCCCTGCAACGACCGCCCGGACGACAAGGCGGCCTACCGGATCACGGTGACCGCGCCGACCCCCTGCGCAGTGGTGGCGAACGGGGCACTGACCGCACGCAGCATCAGCGCTTCCACCACGACCTGGGTGTACGAGCAGCCGGCGCCCATGGCGAGCTATCTGGCGACCGTCCAGATCGGGCCGTACGAGCTGGTGGAGGTGGCGCATGCGGGTGAGATTCCGCAGCCGGCCGCGGTGCCGGGCTCCCTGCTCGACCGGTTCGAGCACGACTTCGCGCGGCAGCCGGAGATGATGCTGGTGTTCACGGACCTGTTCGGCCCGTACCCCTTCGACGACTACGCGGTCGTGGTGGTGGACGAGGAGCTGGACGTCCCCGTGGAGGCCCAGGGCCTGTCGGTCTTCGGCGCCAACCATGTGGACGGCCGCCGGGGCAGCGAGCGGCTGATCGCGCACGAACTGGCCCATCAGTGGTTCGGCAACAGCCTGACGGTCGCAGACTGGCGGCACATCTGGCTGAACGAGGGCTTCGCGAAGTACGCCGAGTGGCTGTGGTCCGAGCTGTCCGGCGGCCCCTCGACCTCGGCCATGGCGGCCAGGTCCCGGGCGCGGTTGGCCATGATGCGGCAGGACATCCGGATCGCCGATCCGGGGCTGCGGCGACTGTTCGACGATCGGGTCTATGAACGGGGCGCTCTCACCCTGCACGCGCTGCGCACCGAGATGGGACACGCGGCCTTCGTCGGACTGCTGAGGGAGTGGACGAGGGCCCATCGGCACGGGGTGGTGACGACGGAGGCCTTCATCGCCCTGGCGCGGCGGCATTCGGCGCGACCGCTCGACCGGCTGTTCGCGAGGTGGCTGTACGAGGCCAAACTCCCGGCGCTGCCGCTCTGA
- a CDS encoding tetratricopeptide repeat protein encodes MKLGRQHARAGRLAAGVAGLALVLTAVGAVVGGEDGGGGGGGVPAVPAAAGTAAAGASVSALQAHLKKQPKDAGGWAALGAAYVEEARVSGDAARYPQAEQALSRSLELRRDDNADALAGRAALAAARHDFPAALREADRALAVNAYGERALAVRIDALVELGRYQDALAAARLADSRRPGIPVFTRLAYVRELRGETAEARRVLQLALDSAARPADVSYTSTALGQLAWSQGDYAEALRHCGIALKAAPGNPEASECRARALAGKGDPKGAIREFEDLVGRYPLPGRLVALGELYEAAGQPERAREQYAVVGTYTGLARAGGVNPDLDTALAAADHGDRAAALRAARAEWQRRRTVHTEDALAWALHRSGKSDEALPHARKATATGYRNATFLFHRGMIELAVGDSTAARASLSLALKLNPGFSPLGSRDARRALDAVEGR; translated from the coding sequence GTGAAGCTCGGCAGGCAGCATGCCCGTGCGGGACGGCTCGCGGCCGGGGTGGCCGGGCTCGCACTCGTGCTGACGGCCGTGGGAGCGGTCGTCGGCGGCGAGGACGGCGGGGGCGGCGGGGGCGGCGTTCCCGCTGTCCCCGCCGCAGCGGGGACAGCGGCGGCCGGGGCGAGTGTCAGCGCCCTCCAGGCACATCTCAAGAAGCAGCCAAAGGACGCGGGAGGTTGGGCGGCGCTCGGTGCCGCGTATGTGGAGGAGGCCAGGGTCAGCGGCGACGCGGCCCGCTATCCGCAGGCGGAGCAGGCCCTCTCTCGGTCCCTGGAACTGCGCCGGGACGACAACGCCGACGCGCTCGCCGGACGGGCCGCACTCGCTGCCGCCAGGCACGACTTCCCGGCGGCGCTCCGCGAGGCGGACCGCGCGCTGGCGGTCAACGCGTACGGCGAGCGGGCACTGGCCGTACGGATCGACGCGCTGGTCGAACTGGGCCGATACCAGGACGCGCTGGCCGCCGCGCGACTGGCGGACTCACGCCGCCCCGGTATCCCGGTGTTCACACGGCTCGCCTATGTGCGGGAACTGCGCGGAGAGACCGCGGAGGCGCGCCGCGTGCTGCAGCTGGCCCTGGACTCGGCCGCCCGCCCCGCCGATGTCTCCTACACCTCGACCGCCCTGGGCCAGCTCGCCTGGTCGCAGGGCGACTACGCGGAGGCGCTGCGGCACTGCGGGATCGCGCTCAAGGCCGCGCCGGGCAACCCTGAGGCAAGCGAGTGCCGGGCGAGGGCGCTTGCCGGGAAGGGCGATCCGAAGGGCGCGATCCGGGAGTTCGAAGACCTGGTCGGGCGCTATCCGCTGCCGGGACGGTTGGTCGCGCTCGGCGAGTTGTACGAGGCGGCAGGGCAGCCCGAGCGGGCCCGGGAGCAGTACGCCGTCGTGGGCACCTACACCGGACTGGCGCGTGCGGGCGGAGTGAACCCGGATCTGGACACCGCGCTCGCCGCGGCCGACCACGGTGACCGTGCCGCGGCGCTGCGCGCGGCACGGGCCGAATGGCAGCGGCGGCGGACGGTGCACACCGAGGACGCCCTGGCCTGGGCGCTGCATCGGTCCGGCAAGTCCGACGAGGCGCTGCCGCACGCCCGGAAGGCGACGGCGACCGGATATCGCAACGCCACTTTCCTGTTCCATCGCGGGATGATCGAGCTGGCCGTCGGCGACAGCACCGCCGCACGGGCATCGCTCTCCCTCGCCCTGAAGCTGAACCCGGGCTTCTCACCGCTCGGTTCGCGCGATGCCCGGCGCGCGCTGGATGCCGTGGAGGGGCGATGA
- a CDS encoding DUF4331 domain-containing protein, whose amino-acid sequence MTAIKWSARGRRNLAALVCGALAAGGLAASGVTTTLAPGAAHASSHREAPLVSGQPQLDNTDVYAFVSPDRPDTTTIIANWLPFEEPGGGPNFYKFAKDARYEIHIDSDGDAQGDLLYRWTFHDQVKNGDTFLYNTGPVTSIDDPDLNITQTYDLELLKLRKQHVISNTKIADHVPVAPSNVGKASMPDYAQLRAQAVHRMEDGSSVFAGQADDSFFLDLRVFDLLYGGDLSEVGNDTLKGYNVNSIALQVPTEHIRQSESQPVVGIWSTTSRKNASGDWTQVSRLGMPLVNEVVIPVKAKDKFNASSPWNDAEFLPFVTEPELPKLIESIYKIKAPATPRDDLVSVFLTGVKDLNQPPNVTPAEALRLNTSIAPTHEPKRLGVLDGDKAGFPNGRRLTDDVIDISLQVVEGELLGQKNDLGDAVNANDQDFEKKFPYVALPTSGSRGPVAEGNGAESQLKGGISELSAASGDRKLLVTSLLSAGVGAVLVALGLGWSRMRRRSRGIL is encoded by the coding sequence ATGACCGCTATCAAGTGGAGCGCGCGAGGGCGCAGGAATCTTGCCGCACTCGTCTGCGGTGCGCTGGCAGCCGGGGGGCTTGCGGCCTCCGGAGTCACCACCACGCTCGCGCCGGGGGCGGCCCACGCCTCCAGCCACCGCGAGGCCCCGTTGGTCTCCGGCCAGCCCCAGCTGGACAACACGGACGTGTACGCGTTCGTGAGCCCCGACCGGCCGGACACGACGACGATCATCGCCAACTGGCTGCCCTTCGAGGAACCCGGGGGCGGGCCGAACTTCTACAAGTTCGCCAAGGACGCCCGCTACGAGATCCACATCGACTCGGACGGCGACGCACAGGGCGATCTGCTCTACCGCTGGACCTTCCACGACCAGGTCAAGAACGGCGACACCTTCCTGTACAACACAGGCCCGGTGACCAGCATCGACGACCCGGACCTCAACATCACGCAGACCTACGACCTCGAACTGCTGAAGCTGAGGAAGCAGCATGTGATCTCGAACACGAAGATCGCCGACCATGTGCCGGTAGCCCCCTCCAACGTGGGCAAGGCATCCATGCCGGACTACGCGCAGCTGCGTGCCCAGGCCGTGCACCGGATGGAGGACGGCTCGTCGGTGTTCGCAGGCCAGGCCGACGACTCCTTCTTCCTCGACCTGCGCGTCTTCGACCTGTTGTACGGCGGCGATCTCTCGGAGGTCGGCAACGACACGCTCAAGGGCTACAACGTCAACAGCATCGCGCTCCAAGTGCCGACCGAGCACATCCGGCAGTCCGAGAGCCAGCCGGTGGTCGGCATCTGGTCGACCACTTCCCGCAAGAACGCGAGCGGCGACTGGACCCAGGTGTCGCGGCTGGGCATGCCGCTCGTCAACGAGGTCGTCATCCCGGTGAAGGCGAAGGACAAGTTCAACGCCTCCTCGCCCTGGAACGACGCGGAGTTCCTGCCGTTCGTCACCGAACCGGAGCTGCCCAAGCTCATCGAGTCCATCTACAAGATCAAGGCTCCCGCGACCCCGCGCGACGACCTGGTGTCGGTGTTCCTGACCGGCGTCAAGGACCTGAACCAGCCGCCGAACGTCACGCCCGCCGAAGCACTGCGGCTGAACACATCGATAGCGCCCACCCATGAGCCCAAGCGCCTCGGTGTGCTCGACGGCGACAAGGCCGGCTTCCCCAACGGCCGCCGGCTGACGGACGATGTGATCGACATCTCCCTCCAGGTCGTCGAAGGCGAGCTGCTCGGTCAGAAGAACGACCTGGGTGACGCGGTGAACGCGAACGACCAGGACTTCGAGAAGAAGTTCCCGTATGTGGCACTGCCGACGTCAGGCTCCCGTGGCCCGGTGGCCGAAGGCAACGGAGCCGAAAGCCAGCTGAAGGGCGGAATCTCGGAATTGTCGGCGGCGAGCGGCGACAGGAAGCTCCTGGTCACCTCCCTGCTGTCCGCGGGCGTCGGAGCGGTACTGGTGGCCCTGGGGCTTGGCTGGTCGCGGATGCGTCGGCGCAGCAGGGGCATCCTGTGA